In Thermococcus profundus, the genomic stretch CGACCCAGATGGGGGAGGATATAGAGGAGAAGATCTACCTCGTGAAATCCCCAGAGGAAGGCTTCACCTCCGCGGTCTACCGCCTCTGGATAACGGAGGAGAAGAGCCCCGAGAGGATAAAGGTAAAGAGAATAGGGGGAAGCAGAAAAGCCAGCTCCGGCTCCTCCTTCCGATGACTTCTCAATCAGAGGGATGATAGGATTGGCCCCTCTGGCAGTTCTCCCCCAAGACCCCTTCGAAATGGAGAGGAGATATGCAGAGCGGAATGAAAGAGAACCTCAGGAGAAGTAAAAGAACTTGAAGATGAAGGCAAGGTTTACTGACGCCCACACCATCCTAATTTCCAAAAGGCACTTGAATGGTAAAACCTTAGCTTTTACCATGAGCACTGAAGTTGTCAGACTGGATGAAAACGGCAGGCTGTATCTCCGGCCTCCCTGCGAAAGAAGCTGAAGGTGAAGGAGTTCTACGTTGAGGAGAGAAACGGGGAGATAGTTCTCATTCCCGTCAGGAAAAAGATCGAGAAGTACTGGGGCATCGTGAAGGGGGAGAAGCTGAACGCCGAGGAGATTGACAGGGTGATTGAGAAAGAGACGGAAAAGCTCCTGAGGGATGAGCTTTGAAGGTTTACGTAGATGTCAACGTGATTTACTACATTCTCACAGCCAACGAGCAGTTCGGCCCGAGGGCGAAGGAACTGGTTGAGGAGCACTACGGCAGGATGATAACCTCGGCACTGACCGTCTGGAAGCTCTACATCCTCCTCCTGCATTCGGGAGCTAAGCTTAGGACAAGTCAGGTTTTGGAAGATTTGGGAGTAAAAGTCGTCGCCTTAACTCCTAAGATTATCAAAATGGCTGAGGAATGCGAGAAGCTCGACTTCGACGATGCCATACACTACGCCACGATGAAGGCACAC encodes the following:
- a CDS encoding transcriptional regulator, which gives rise to MKEFYVEERNGEIVLIPVRKKIEKYWGIVKGEKLNAEEIDRVIEKETEKLLRDEL
- a CDS encoding type II toxin-antitoxin system VapC family toxin, which translates into the protein MKVYVDVNVIYYILTANEQFGPRAKELVEEHYGRMITSALTVWKLYILLLHSGAKLRTSQVLEDLGVKVVALTPKIIKMAEECEKLDFDDAIHYATMKAHGVGVILSNDRDFDKVDVKRVF